A window of Juglans regia cultivar Chandler chromosome 7, Walnut 2.0, whole genome shotgun sequence contains these coding sequences:
- the LOC108980272 gene encoding LRR receptor-like serine/threonine-protein kinase EFR: MKEDNDIDMDDINMDASNDSDNNGEDMTKMLGDLGAGIFGTRDGEGTSTQSFEGYENFGRLWEDAKQELYKGCTLHSKLSFTVRLLHIKSICYISTKAIDILLELFKEALPQDNQYAEFDSYPVYHEPRWTSDKRNYSCMFQLIQAFSNFTDQSALIAFKSQISSSPNETLLATNWSTAPNSICNWIGVSCSRRRQRVTALDLSFMGLHGTISPHIGNLSFLVSLHLSNNSFFGFIPHEISRLHRLRILFLGYNQLEGSIPPSIHNCRKLRMVSFYSNRLIGAIPSSLGNLSTLKILNLEHNRLTGPLPFVIFNISSLNIFAVTSNHILGALPNDLCSHCPNLRELYFSYNKFGGQFHSQFNNCRELAILSLSYNKFDGSISKAQIGMSLQKLEFLALGSNNFTGIIPSTICNLSRLQQFGIEHNHIQGSIPTDLWQLQKLTVLILGGNNFKGVVPQKVFNLSSLKLISFMGNSLSGYLPSLDLGQSCSNLEIITLGSNQLSGHITSYLSNCSKLIVVDFTQNFFSGHIPNSLGNLNHLQELFLGGNQLIGKEARDEELNFISSLSNCRFLRSLDLSDNPLDITIPDSIQNFSSSIQIFVAENCQIKGHIPMGMGFLKGLILLNLGGNNLTGNIPFTFGGLERLQRLHLYSNKIEGLIPEEICQLKNLGELDLSINRISGVIPNCISNLSLLQILFLSSNRLESSIPLNIWGLESLLFLNLSSNSLGGHLSSNMTKLDTLERLDLSRNEITGEIPSIIGAFESLSYLDFSNNSLQGGIPQSFGNLKGLDTLNLSYNNLSGKIPKSLETLPYLKYLNLSFNKLVGEILSGGPFVNFTAESFSRNSGLCGNPIFGVPPCPTIPTYQQSKMKNILIKCILPVIGSIIIAVMLVYLLKRLRKSNIEILTSLNAFPALEHRMISYQELCQGTNNFCESNLLGVGGFGSVYKGILSDRTIVAVKVLSLELLGAIKSFDAECKVLRTIRHRNLVKVITTCTNPEFRALVLEYMSNGNLEKWLYSHNYCLDLLPRINILVDVASALEYLHHGQSESILHCDLKPTNILLDEGMVAHVGDFGIAKILVENKDSTHTKTLGTIGYIAPEYGFEGKVSIKTDVYSYGITLLEMITRKKPINNMFTGDFTLRQLVNASIPNRMMEVVDEGLLRIEDGRDTIALQSIISSILDLGLRCSEALPDTRMDMKDVLVKLNKIKSTIFENRNRLVTRHT; encoded by the exons ATGAAGGAAGATAATGACATTGACATGGACGACATAAATATGGATGCTTCTAATGATAGTGATAATAATGGAGAGGATATGACTAAGATGTTAGGCGATCTGGGTGCAGGAATATTTGGGACAAGAGATGGAGAAGGAACATCTACACAATCATTTGAGGGCTATGAAAACTTTGGAAGACTGTGGGAGGATGCAAAACAAGAGTTGTACAAGGGGTGTACCCTTCATAGCAAGTTGTCTTTCACGGTGAGGCTGCTCCATATTAAGtctatttgttatatttctacAAAAGCCATCGACATATTgctagaattatttaaagaggCTCTCCCTCAGGATAAT CAATATGCAGAATTTGACTCATATCCTGTGTATCATGAGCCAAGATGGACATCCGATAAGCGTAAT TACTCATGCATGTTTCAATTGATCCAAGCTTTCAGCAATTTTACTGACCAATCTGCTCTCATTGCCTTTAAATCCCAAATCAGTTCTAGTCCAAATGAAACCCTCTTGGCTACTAATTGGTCCACCGCACCAAACTCGATCTGCAATTGGATTGGGGTCTCCTGCAGTCGACGTAGGCAAAGAGTCACCGCTTTGGACCTTTCCTTCATGGGTCTCCATGGCACCATTTCTCCTCATATTGGTAACCTCTCCTTCCTAGTCTCACTTCATCTTTCTAACAACAGCTTCTTTGGTTTTATTCCGCATGAGATCAGTCGCCTACATCGCTTGAGAATACTCTTCTTGGGATATAACCAATTGGAAGGAAGCATCCCTCCTTCCATTCATAATTGTCGAAAGCTTCGCATGGTAAGTTTTTATTCGAACCGTCTTATTGGTGCAATTCCATCATCCCTTGGCAACCTGTCCACATTAAAGATCTTGAATTTGGAGCACAATCGTCTCACTGGTCCACTTCCTTTTGTCATCTTTAACATATCTTCTCTAAACATTTTTGCTGTTACATCTAATCACATCTTGGGAGCTCTTCCGAATGATCTTTGTAGCCACTGTCCCAATCTTAGAGAACTTTATTTCTCGTATAACAAATTTGGCGGTCAGTTCCATTCGCAATTTAATAATTGTAGGGAGCttgcaattttatctttatcataCAATAAATTCGATGGGAGTATTTCAAAAGCTCAAATTGGCATGAGTTTACAAAAGCTTGAATTTCTGGCTCTTGGGAGTAACAACTTCACTGGTATCATACCTTCTACCATATGTAATTTATCGAGGTTGCAACAATTCGGAATTGAGCATAACCACATACAAGGAAGCATTCCGACTGATTTGTGGCAACTTCAGAAGTTAACTGTTTTGATTTTGGGAGGGAATAACTTCAAAGGGGTAGTACCTCAAAAAGTCTTCaatctttcttctttaaaaCTTATCTCCTTCATGGGAAATTCCCTATCTGGTTATCTTCCATCACTAGATTTGGGGCAATCTTGCTCTAATCTTGAAATAATCACACTTGGTTCCAACCAACTCAGTGGTCATATCACATCCTATCTTTCAAATTGTTCCAAGCTCATCGTCGTAGACTTTACTCAAAACTTCTTCTCTGGACATATTCCCAACAGTCTTGGAAACTTGAATCACCTCCAAGAACTTTTTTTGGGTGGAAATCAATTAATAGGCAAAGAGGCTAGAGATGAAGAgctcaatttcatttcatctttatCCAATTGTAGATTTTTGAGAAGTTTAGACTTAAGCGATAATCCATTGGATATAACAATTCCAGATTCCATTCAaaacttttcttcttccattcaaATCTTTGTTGCGGAAAATTGCCAAATAAAGGGTCATATTCCTATGGGAATGGGTTTTTTGAAAGGCTTGATCTTGCTTAATTTGGGAGGTAACAATTTGACTGGAAATATCCCTTTCACATTCGGTGGTTTGGAAAGATTACAAAGATTGCATCTTTATAGTAACAAGATTGAAGGATTGATTCCAGAAGAGATATGTCAATTAAAGAATTTGGGAGAGCTCGATCTCTCAATCAATAGAATCTCTGGAGTCATCCCAAATTGCATTTCAAACCTCAGTCTTCTACAAATTCTGTTCTTAAGTTCTAATAGACTCGAATCGTCAATACCATTAAATATATGGGGCCTTGAAAGTCTATTATTCTTAAACCTGTCATCGAATTCCCTTGGTGGACATTTGTCTTCGAACATGACAAAATTGGACACTCTCGAACGTTTGGATTTGTCAAGAAATGAAATTACTGGAGAAATCCCAAGTATCATTGGAGCATTTGAAAGCCTTAGTTATCTTGACTTTTCAAACAACTCCCTTCAAGGAGGCATTCCGCAATCTTTTGGGAACTTAAAAGGGTTAGATACCTTAAATCTTTCTTACAACAACCTTTCTGGTAAAATTCCTAAATCCCTTGAGACACTTCCATATCTCAAATACTTGAATTTATCTTTCAACAAGCTAGTAGGAGAGATTCTATCTGGTGGTCCTTTTGTGAACTTCACGGCGgaatcattttcaagaaatagTGGACTTTGTGGGAATCCAATTTTTGGGGTTCCGCCTTGTCCAACGATTCCTACCTACCAACAatcaaagatgaaaaatattttgatcaaatGTATTCTTCCTGTGATTGGATCAATTATAATTGCGGTAATGTTGGTTTATTTGCTGAAAAGACTTCGAAAAAGTAACATAGAGATACTGACATCACTTAATGCATTTCCTGCATTGGAACATAGAATGATATCATACCAAGAGCTTTGCCAAGGGACAAACAACTTTTGTGAAAGCAACTTGCTTGGAGTCGGAGGTTTTGGCTCTGTGTATAAAGGAATACTTTCTGATAGAACAATTGTTGCAGTAAAAGTTCTAAGTTTGGAATTGTTGGGTGCTATCAAAAGTTTTGATGCAGAATGCAAGGTGTTACGTACAATTCGACATAGAAATCTTGTTAAGGTCATAACTACATGCACTAATCCCGAGTTTAGAGCGTTGGTGCTGGAATACATGTCGAACGGCAACCTTGAAAAGTGGTTATACTCTCATAACTACTGCTTGGATCTTCTACCgagaataaatattttggttgatgttGCGTCAGCCTTAGAATATCTCCACCACGGTCAATCGGAATCTATATTGCATTGTGATTTGAAGCCTACAAATATCCTTTTGGATGAAGGCATGGTTGCACATGTGGGTGATTTTGGTATTGCAAAGATTTTAGTCGAAAACAAAGACTCAACACACACCAAAACTCTTGGTACCATTGGCTACATCGCAccag AATATGGATTTGAAGGGAAGGTATCCATCAAAACCGATGTCTACAGCTATGGCATAACATTATTGGAGATGATCACGAGGAAGAAACCCATCAACAACATGTTCACTGGAGATTTTACTTTGAGGCAGTTGGTAAATGCATCCATTCCAAATAGAATGATGGAAGTTGTGGACGAAGGTTTACTAAGAATAGAAGATGGAAGAGACACCATTGCCTTGCAAAGTATTATTTCGTCAATCTTGGACTTAGGCTTGAGGTGTTCTGAGGCATTACCGGATACAAGAATGGATATGAAAGACGTGTTGGTCAAGCTTAATAAAATCAAGTCAACTATTTTTGAGAACAGGAATAGGTTGGTTACTAGGCATACTTGA